From Brassica oleracea var. oleracea cultivar TO1000 chromosome C3, BOL, whole genome shotgun sequence, a single genomic window includes:
- the LOC106327935 gene encoding serine/threonine-protein kinase HT1: protein MKEGNDGFVRADQIDLKSLDEQLERHLSRALTLEKNKKRDEEEPAAAAIGASASSSPIAALNGGFVGQRKQRLEWEIDPSKLIIKTVLARGTFGTVHRGIYDGQDVAVKLLDWGEEGHRSEAEIVSLRADFAQEVAVWHKLDHPNVTKFIGATMGASGLQLQTESGPLAMPNNICCVVVEYLQGGALKSFLIKNRRRKLAFKVVVQLALDLARGLSYLHSQKIVHRDVKTENMLLDKTRTVKIADFGVARVEASNPNDMTGETGTLGYMAPEVLNGNPYNRKCDVYSFGICLWEIYCCDMPYPDLTFSEVTSAVVRQNLRPDIPRCCPSALAAVMKRCWDANPDKRPEMDEVVPMLESIDTTKGGGMIPADQQQGCLCFRRKRGP from the exons ATGAAGGAAGGAAACGACGGGTTTGTCCGAGCAGATCAGATTGATCTAAAGAGCTTAGATGAGCAACTAGAGAGGCATTTAAGCAGAGCTTTGACTTTAGAGAAGAACAAGAAGAGAGATGAAGAAGAACCCGCCGCCGCCGCCATCGGAGCCTCCGCCTCCTCCTCTCCCATCGCTGCTCTCAACGGCGGTTTCGTTGGGCAGAGGAAACAGAGGCTTGAGTGGGAGATCGATCCTTCTAAGCTTATCATCAAGACTGTTCTTGCACGTGGCACATTCGGTACCGTTCATCGTGGTATCTACGACGGTCAAGATGTCGCCG TGAAGCTGCTTGATTGGGGTGAAGAAGGGCATAGATCAGAAGCTGAGATTGTGTCTTTGAGGGCAGATTTTGCTCAGGAAGTTGCCGTTTGGCATAAACTGGACCATCCAAATGTTACCAAG TTCATAGGAGCTACAATGGGTGCATCAGGGTTACAGCTACAAACAGAGAGTGGTCCTCTAGCAATGCCGAACAATATATGTTGTGTTGTTGTTGAATATCTTCAAGGTGGTGCTTTGAAATCTTTCTTGATCAAGAACAGAAGAAGAAAATTAGCATTTAAAGTTGTTGTTCAGCTCGCTCTTGACCTCGCTAGGGG GTTGAGTTACCTTCATTCACAGAAGATTGTTCACCGTGACGTAAAGACAGAGAACATGTTGTTAGACAAAACCCGGACTGTCAAAATCGCTGATTTTGGAGTTGCTAGAGTTGAAGCATCTAACCCTAATGACATGACAGGAGAGACAGGCACACTTGGCTACATGGCCCCTGAG GTTCTCAATGGGAACCCTTATAATCGAAAATGCGATGTGTATAGTTTTGGTATCTGCTTATGGGAGATATATTGCTGTGACATGCCATACCCTGATCTTACTTTCTCTGAAGTCACTTCAGCCGTCGTCCGCCAG AACCTGAGACCGGATATACCGAGGTGTTGCCCGAGCGCGCTTGCAGCTGTGATGAAGCGATGCTGGGATGCAAATCCAGACAAGAGACCGGAGATGGACGAGGTTGTGCCGATGTTGGAGAGTATTGATACGACTAAAGGAGGAGGGATGATCCCTGCTGACCAGCAACAGGGTTGCCTCTGCTTCCGAAGGAAACGTGGTCCTTAA
- the LOC106332751 gene encoding uncharacterized protein LOC106332751: MNIIIYAVRNLKSCISQVENLNPSGASEFDIMEKAKKLLVQDPKLKKGFKFDHVWVLMKDIPKFTDNVNFGSPNTQESNVAGSPTSQSPGLSSFSINLSSDDGGSNSSQRPIGSKKAKLKRKISEGNNSSVDTLVSSNEQVIGFLKENASAREKNFELTQLHMQNQAKKKLALKEMHEENKMLLTNLESISDHTTREFIRSEQERIIKKRTRGQQQPPNAPTFYGQLFSDIEGSGSGLPEY; this comes from the exons ATGAATATTATTATTTATGCTGTTAGAAATTTGAAGAGCTGCATAAGCCAAGTGGAGAATCTGAATCCAAGTGGTGCATCTGAATTTGATATT ATGGAAAAGGCAAAGAAATTATTGGTTCAAGATCCAAAACTGAAAAAAGGTTTTAAATTTGACCATGTGTGGGTTTTGATGAAGGATATCCCAAAGTTTACCGATAATGTTAATTTTGGTAGTCCAAACACTCAAGAAAGCAATGTTGCTGGTTCTCCAACATCACAATCTCCGGGATTGTCTTCATTTTCAATCAACTTAAGTAGTGATGATGGTGGATCAAATTCATCACAGCGTCCCATTGGATCAAAGAAAGCAAAACTCAAAAGAAAAATCTCAGAAGGTAACAATTCTTCAGTTGACACTTTGGTTTCATCAAATGAACAAGTCATTGGTTTTTTAAAAGAAAATGCATCAGCTAGGGAGAAGAATTTTGAATTAACTCAGCTACATATGCAAAACCAAGCAAAAAAAAAACTAGCCCTTAAAGAAATGCATGAAGAGAATAAAATGTTGTTAACAAACCTAGAATCTATCAGTGATCATACTACTCGTGAGTTTATTCGATCTGAACAAGAAAGAATTATAAAGAAAAGAACTCGAGGACAACAACAGCCTCCCAATGCACCAACTTTTTATGGACAACTTTTTAGTGATATTGAAGGTTCGGGATCAGGTTTACCGGAATATTAG
- the LOC106331546 gene encoding probable protein S-acyltransferase 9, giving the protein MAGRVYEAWKGSNKFLFGGRLIFGPDAWSLPFTLLLIITPVTLFSVFVATHLRHEFFSNTAGDAILVVAILFTLFVLILLFLTSARDPGIVPRNLHPPEEELCYEATVSADGRQAPTVQIPRTKEVMVYGVPVRVKYCDTCMLYRPPRCSHCSICNNCVERFDHHCPWVGQCIGVRNYRFFFMFVSSATLLCIYVFSMSALYIKFLMNNNQSTVWRAMRESPWSVMLMIYSFISLWFVGGLTGFHLYLISTNQTTYENFRYRSDNRINVYDRGCSNNFLETFCSKVKPSRNDFRAFMREEPPRNITMATTWERPGEEEEECSDLEEQRQKVEDDLDIDEDVMKLQQRSNAEESSDPAHHMVEVDQMRVGSCERAPTIRSEVRHGNWGGRSSAQEDVVSGSSVIRESRSYAAAEEGR; this is encoded by the exons ATGGCGGGACGGGTCTACGAAGCCTGGAAGGGAAGCAAT AAGTTTTTATTTGGTGGGAGATTGATATTTGGGCCAGATGCTTGGTCTCTTCCATTTACCTTATTGCTCATCATAACTCCAGTTACTTTGTTCTCTGTTTTCGTTGCAACACATCTCCGCCACGAGTTCTTCTCAAACACTGCAGGAGATGCCATCCTAGTAGTAGCCATTCTGTTTACTCTTTTT GTATTGATCCTCCTCTTCCTCACTTCTGCGCGAGATCCTGGAATCGTTCCAAGAAACTTGCATCCGCCAGAGGAAGAACTATGCTATGAGGCTACTGTGTCAGCTGATGGAAGACAAGCACCCACTGTTCAAATTCCGAGGACGAAAGAAGTCATGGTTTATGGCGTTCCTGTTAGAGTTAAATATTGCGATACATGCATGCTTTATCGGCCTCCTCGTTGTTCCCATTGCTCCATTTGCAACAACTGTGTTGAGCGTTTTGATCACCATTGCCCTTGGGTAGGCCAATGCATTGGAGTG AGAAACTATAGGTTTTTCTTTATGTTTGTTTCCTCTGCAACTCTTCTCTGCATTTACGTGTTCTCCATGTCGGCTTTATACATAAAGTTTCTAATGAATAACAATCAAAGTACTGTGTGGAGAGCAATGCGAGAATCCCCTTGGTCTGTTATGCTGATGATATATTCCTTTATATCCCTGTGGTTTGTTGGAGGGCTTACTGGTTTCCACTTATACCTCATTAGCACAAACCAG ACAACCTATGAGAATTTCCGTTACAGATCAGATAATAGAATCAACGTTTATGACCGCGGGTGTTCTAACAATTTCCTTGAGACATTTTGCTCGAAAGTTAAGCCCTCAAGGAACGACTTCAGAGCGTTCATGAGAGAAGAACCTCCGAGGAATATCACAATGGCTACCACATGGGAAAGACCAGGAGAAGAAGAGGAAGAATGTTCGGACTTGGAGGAACAGCGTCAGAAAGTGGAAGACGATCTTGACATCGACGAAGATGTTATGAAACTACAGCAGCGTTCTAATGCAGAAGAAAGCAGCGATCCAGCGCATCACATGGTCGAGGTTGACCAAATGAGAGTTGGGTCTTGTGAGAGAGCACCAACTATTCGATCTGAAGTGAGGCACGGAAACTGGGGAGGAAGAAGTAGCGCACAAGAGGATGTGGTTAGTGGTTCTTCAGTCATCAGGGAGAGTAGAAGCTATGCAGCTGCAGAAGAAGGACGGTGA
- the LOC106330013 gene encoding uncharacterized protein LOC106330013, with protein sequence MPPMKIPDWEGKYFFIYAVSGMLITKEVVLQEEDWNGLEIKTISELFVANQVENCKIICSIEAIDTDWSWFYFGHKGCKHRAIKIGKIVPSRSNNDNKQLWHCGKCQANITEVVPVFKLHLIVRDDTETCKLMLLNTVGMTIVGHEAVDLWDGSYDEIEDPDLLPEPIRDLVEKSFCFGISVSSDNVTNGAETFKVLEVWSGDKILQVESQSEPNSMIGTSSSTMSSCDVLMLEVASHNESEECKTPFTKRKEEDADLPDKTSTSKKLCRASIKVEKEKEE encoded by the exons ATGCCTCCCATGAAGATTCCGGATTGGGAAGGTAAATACTTTTTCATATATGCTGTCAGTGGAATGCTGATCACG AAGGAGGTTGTTTTACAAGAAGAGGACTGGAATGGTCTTGAGATCAAGACGATCTCTGAACTCTTTGTTGCAAATCAG GTGGAGAACTGTAAAATCATTTGTTCAATTGAAGCTATTGACACTGATTGGTCGTGGTTCTATTTTGGGCATAAAGGTTGCAAACATCGTGCTATTAAAATTGGTAAGATTGTTCCTTCAAGGTCAAACAATGATAACAAACAACTCTGGCATTGTGGGAAATGCCAAGCTAACATCACTGAAGTGGTACCTGT ATTCAAGCTTCATTTGATTGTGAGGGATGACACAGAAACATGTAAGTTGATGCTGCTTAACACTGTTGGTATGACCATTGTTGGACATGAAGCTGTTGATCTGTGGGATGGCTCCTATGATGAG ATTGAAGATCCAGACCTCCTACCAGAACCTATCAGAGATTTAGTTGAAAAATCTTTTTGTTTTGGCATTTCTGTAAGCTCTGACAATGTGACCAACGGGGCAGAAACATTTAAAGTTCTTGAGGTCTGGTCTGGAGATAAAATTCTTCAAGTGGAATCCCAATCCGAGCCTAACTCAATGATTGGCACATCATCTTCTACCATGTCTTCGTGTGAT GTGCTCATGCTGGAAGTTGCAAGCCATAATGAATCAGAAGAATGCAAAACACCTTTCACAAAACGCAAAGAGGAAGATGCTGATCTCCCAGACAAAACATCAACTTCTAAAAAGTTGTGCCGAGCCTCAATCAAAGTGGAAAAGGAGAAGGAAGAGTAA
- the LOC106333591 gene encoding uncharacterized protein LOC106333591 produces the protein MMASSFSCLAAFFVAILVQFLLVSASTKSIDAICQHVTGKRFCLKTLSAYPPAASATTTFQAVRAAIHIAKSYAEKCRKFTEKTAKENPKPKDQFMDCQDAYLRIILSLRSAAGELKESPETSNYDVMVCTDQTTMVKNLVGKNRDVASNTIMKMTLMMNKLIVIAVGATEALSL, from the exons ATGATGGCTTCTTCCTTTTCCTGTCTTGCTGCTTTTTTTGTGGCAATTTTGGTACAGTTTCTCTTAGTCTCTGCTTCAACAAAGTCTATCGACGCCATATGCCAACATGTCACCGGCAAACGCTTCTGCCTCAAAACTTTGAGTGCTTATCCTCCGGCGGCTTCCGCCACCACCACG TTCCAAGCGGTGAGGGCCGCTATCCACATTGCCAAGTCCTATGCCGAGAAGTGTAGAAAATTCACCGAAAAAACTGCAAAAGAGAATCCAAAACCGAAGGACCAATTCATGGATTGTCAAGATGCCTACCTTAGGATTATACTTTCTCTCAGGAGTGCTGCCGGGGAGCTCAAAGAATCACCGGAAACTTCAAACTATGATGTCATGGTTTGTACGGACCAAACCACGATGGTGAAGAACTTGGTCGGGAAAAATAGAGACGTGGCTTCAAATACTATCATGAAGATGACACTGATGATGAATAAGCTTATTGTTATTGCCGTTGGAGCCACTGAAGCTCTTTCCCTATAG